The window CTGCTGGTTCCAGACGAATTTTAGTGGCATGGAGCAGAAGGCCCAGCACCGAAAGGCGCATTTCAGGCTTGATTGCTTCAATGACCTGGGGAGAAAAAGGTCGGGCCAGCAGGTGGAGAAAGATACTCTCTTCAGGAGGGGTATCAGGAAGATACCTGTCAACCTTATCAAGCACAGAATAGACTTCCTCTATAGAATTCCCATGAAATAGGGCCATCTGCATGCTGCGGGCGTACTGTTTATAGTGAGTTAAATAAGTCTGGTAAGGAGCGCGGCCATCCATCATATGGGTCTGAACCGCCTCAGCAATGCGAGAGAACTCGTTATGAGCTAAGCAATCCCGCACCACCGTCTGACGGATGGAGTCAGGGCATGCAAGCCCCTTATTTGATTTGTCTAACAGGCCCTTGCTGACCAACTCTTTCAAGAGAGGTTGAACATCCTGTGCCCGATATGGTGCATTGGTTGCATGGCAGGTGAAGCCAAGATCCTTTAAACAGTTGAGCACTCGTTTTGTTGCACAAGGTTCAACATTAATTGCAAGGATACGCACCATAGCCTTTTGAGGAGGATCTAAGGCCAGATACTTTGCTTCCAGGTCTGAGGATATTTTTTGTGTGGTGCTCATGAATAACGATACGAATCAAGGAGAAAAGGGAAGGGCATAATTTTCTATTTCGTCTGTTTCTATAGTATTTTTCTGTGAGAGGCAAGAGTTTTTGTAAAGATGACTGCAAGAAGATTAGTGGATGAAAACAAAAAAGCCCGATGCAGGAGCACCGGGCTTTATGAAAGAAGATGTAATTTTTCCCGTAACGAAAAGGGACGAGTGAAGACGAGCTTACTCAGCGGTTATTTGATGGAGCTCAACTCTTCGATTCATGGCCCGGCCTTCCGCAGTGTTGTTGTCTGCAATGGGGTTTTCCTGGCCGTACCCTTTACTGACAAGGAGTGCTCCGTCTATACCTTGCTCGACCAGAAATTTGCGTACAGATTGTGCCCGTTGCTCAGATATCTGCTGATTCCTTTTCGGGCTGCCCACGCTGTCAGTATACCCGGCTACTTCAAAGCGTTTTCCAGCAGCATGCGTTTTCAGTAGCTTTGCTGTTTTTTTTAGACTGCTTACGGCCTCATCCGTCAGCTTGGCAGTACCTGTTGTAAAATTCACACCGGAAAGAATGATGGTGGCGTCCACGTTGCCATCATTATCGCTATCCAGGCTTGCAGAGTCTTCGGCTTCTTGTTGGGCAGGAGATTCGACAGTTTCTTCTTCTGTATCTTCTGCATTAATTGCCTCTGCTTGTTCTTCCTGTTCAACAGGAGCTACCTGCTCTTGTTCTGCAGGATTCTCTGTTGCTGCATCTGCTTCTTCGGCAGGAGCTTCCTCTTCCTGTACTTCCTCTTCTTGTTCGTTCTGTTGCTGTACAGTTTCCTGCTCTGCTTCAGCAGGAGCAGCAACCTGCGCTGCCATAGTTTCCTGCGCAACCTCTTGCGCAGGCTCTGCATTGCTCTGCTGGCTCAGCTGTTCCTTGAGGCGGATTATTTCTTCTTCCAGCTCTTTTACCCGTGCCTGCAAGGCGCTGAGTTCCTCTTTTGCATTTGCCAGCTCGGCCTGAGATTCTTCTGCGCTTTTCTTGATTGCATCAGTCTGGTCAGCTGTTGCAGCCTGTGCAGCCAAAGTTGTCTGCGCTTGGGCCAGAGCCTCAGTTTGGGCGGTCAGTGCCTGATCTTTTTCTTCCAGGCTCGCTTTCAGGGTGTTCAGCTCTTCCTCAAGAGCTGTTGCCTTGCTGCCAGCTTCTTCCTGGGTTTTGGCCAGCTCGGTCAGTTTTGCCTGAGCATCAGCAAGCTCTGTTGCCAGCTTTTCTTTTTCCTCCCCAGCCGCACTGAGTTCAGTAATCTGGGCCTTGGCTTGATCCAGCTCAGCTGTCAAGGCTGCTATTTTTTCTTCGGTTTCTGTAGACTGCTGTTCAACTGCCTGGAGCTCGGTCAGCTTTGCTTCCAGAGCAGCTGTTTTCTTCTGCTCTGTTGCCAGTTGTTCTGCCAGAGTGCCTGCTTCAGCTAACTGCTTCTCCAGCTCAGCAATCTTTTCCTGGGCCTCAGTAATTTTGGCAGTTTCTTGCTGGAGTTCTGTAACCTGTGCCTCCAGAGTCGCGGCTTTCTCCTGAGCAGCAACAAGTTCAGCAGCCTGTGTTTCTGTCTGAGTAAGTTGAGCCTCCAGGCTTGCGACTTTTTCCTGCACTGCGTTGAATTCTTCAACCGTAGTGGGTAACTCGGAGAGCTGTGTTTCCAAAGAGGTTATTTTTTCCTGATTCGTAGCCAGCTGTGCCTGCAAGCCTTCCATATTGGCCAACTCGGCCTCCAGAGTTGCAACCTGCTCCTGCGCAGACTGGAGCTGCTCCTGTAAGGGCAGGAGGTCAGCAACCTGTGCTTCCAAAGCGCTGATTTTTTCTTGAGCAGCCGTCTGACTTGCTTCCTTATCAGCCAGCTGTGTTTCCAGATTTGTAACCTTTTCCTGGGCAGAGGCAACAGAGTTTTTTGCCTCCTCTACAGCGGTTGTTGCAGCACTCAGCTCTTCAGTCTTTACTTCTACTTGCTGGCTAAGCTCAGTTTCTTTTGCTTTTGCTGCTTCAAGTTCAGCAGTGAGGCGCTCCCGCTCTTGGGTTAACTCCTGCGTCCTGGACTTTTGGTCCTCAAGCTCAGTGGTTAAACGCTCAATTTCTGCCCGGACAACAGTCAGCTCTTCATCCTTACCAGCAAGACTTTGCTGTAAGGCCTGTTCTTTTTCCTGGGAGGTTGCGTAATTTGTCTCAGCAGTCTCCAGAGCTGCCTTGGTTTCAGTAAGTTCGCCTGTCAGTTGCTCAATAGAGGCCTTTGCCTCAGCAAGTTCCTGGTTTAACTTTTCTGTTTCCTTATTACGAACAAGGGTGGATTCTGTCAGGCTGGCAACCTGATTGACTAATTCCTTGCCACTGGCCGTGCGTTCTGCCAGTTCTTTTTGTGCAGTTGCAAGCTCTTGCTGTTTTTCTTCCAGCTGTTTTTGCAACGCTGTAATCTCTTCCTGGGAAGGGGCGAGGAGGCGTTCTTTTTCTTTGCCGTACTTGAGCAAGGCCTCGATTTTGAGTTTGGATCTTTTCTCTGTTGCATGGAGGGCTGTTATTTGGGAGGCTGCTTCGAGCAGAAGCTCTTTTTGCTGCGCCAATTCCTTTTCTTTGGCAGTGAGCTGCTCTGTCAGCTGTCCGATATTGCTATGCAGAGCCAGTTTCTCTTTTTCCAGTTCAGCCTGATGCAGGGTCTTTTGTGCTTTCAGCAGTTCAGAGAGTTCGTCTACTTTGCCGGTAAGGCTTTCCTTTTCTGCGGCCAGTTTTTCCAGCTGAGCCTGCGCTTCAGTGAATAGGGCCTGCTGGGCCTCTTTTTCTTGAACAAGCTGAGAAAACTCTTCTACTTTGCCAGCAAGGCTTTCCTTTTCTGCGGCCAGTTTTTCCAGCTGAGCCTGCGCTTCAGTGAGTCGAGCTTGCTGTGCTTCTTTTTCCTGAACAACCAGGGAAAGTTCATCCAGTTTTTCAGTAAGTGTTTTCTTCTCAGCGCTCAACGTTTCCAGCTGTGTTCGTGCTTCAGCCAAGGCAGCCTCTTGATCATCATAGGCGATCTGCTTTTCTCGCTGTTCACGACCAGCCTTTTGCAATTGTTCTTTCAGGGTTGCAAGTTCCTGCTGCTGAGCAGTTCCGGTCGCGCTTAAGGTGGTGACCTGCTCGGCAAGTTGCTGGTTATTCTTCTTGGCAGTTTCCAGCTCTTTTTTCGCTGTCTCAAGGGTGGCTGTCAGCTGTTCAATCTGCGTTTGCTGATCAATAAGCTGTTTTTCCAGGGTAGCTGCTTTTTGCTCAGAAGGAGCCAGCATACGGTCTTTTTCTTTTCCGTACTGGAGCATGGCCTCAGCTTTAAGCTGGGCCTTTTGTGCGGCGTTGCTCGCAAGAGAAAGTCTGGTGGTGGCCTCCGTCAGCTGGGCCTTAGACTGCTCCAGGCGGCCAGAGAGCTCTGCAACGAGTTGCTCTGTTTCTTTGATGTGATCAGCTTTCTCCTGCTGCGCTTCTTCAAGTTGGGAAATTTGTTGTAGGTCGGCCCGGCGTCGTTCCTGTATCTGAACGAGCAATGTTTTTTGGTTTTGCAGTTCCTGCTCAGTCTCTTTGAGTTTTTGCAGGAGTTGTTTGCTGGCGCTGTTTTCTTTTCCAACTTTCTCGCTTAATTTTTTATTGGCATTTTCCAGCTGTTCTTGCAGCTGCTGAATGCGGGCTTCAGCTTTTTGTAATTGTTCAGCAGAAACTCTGCTCTTCTCTCCAGAGGGAGCTGCTTTTGGTGCGACCTCGGCAACGGCTTTTTTCTCTTGTTTTATTTTATTTAATTTAGAAAGGAGTCGCTTCTCTTCGGCCTTGGCATCAACGAGGTCTTGCTTGTATTCAGTAACCTGGCTTTGTAGCGTGTGAATTTTTTCCTGAGTCTGGGCCGTAGCCGCCTGCTCTTCATGTTTTTTTTTGCTCTGAGCATGATACCCTGCAAGAGCAATATAGAGCAGGATACCGAGCGAGATATAAAGCGCTAAGCGCGGTGTTACTTTTTGCATGAGTTTCATAGCAGAGCCTATCTATTCGTTATCGTTCGTTATGAGGTTTGAAGGTGAGAAGATACCTGATGCCTTATTCTGGTTTTAAAATCAGGGTTGCCAGAGGCGGCAAGGTAAGCATAAGAGAGTGATCCATACCATAGGATTGCTCGGAGATCGTGCGTAGTTCATTATTGCACACACCGCTACCCTGATATACTGCCAGGTCGCTGTTGATGATTTCTCGGTATTGTCCTCCTTTTGGGACGCCGATGCGATATTCTTCACGAATTACCGGTGTAAAATTACAGATTACAACAAGAAAGTCATCAGTTTTTTTTGCTTTACGTATAAATGAAAAAACTGAATTGTCTGAGTCATTGGCATTAATCCAGGAAAAACCGGACCATTCATAATCATTTTCATAGAGAGCAGGCTCACTTCTGTACACCTTATTCAGGTCAGCAACATAGCGCTGTACCCCCTGATGGGTATTTGCTGTCAGGGCATTCCATTCCAGACCTTTTTCGTTATTCCACTCCTGCCATTGCCCGAATTCGCAGCCCATGAAAAGGAGTTTTTTTCCGGAATAACTCCACATAAAGCCAAGGTAGGTGCGGAGGCTAGCAAATTTTTGCCATTCATCACCGGACATCTTATTGATCAGAGAACCTTTCCCATGAACTACCTCATCATGAGAAATGGGCAAAGTGAAGTTTTCCTGAAAGGCGTAGAGCATACCAAAGGTCATCTCGTTATGATGAAAACGGCGGTGAATAGAATCATGGGCCATGTAACTCAGGGTGTCGTGCATCCAGCCCATGTTCCATTTCAAGCTGAAGCCTAAGCCCCCCAGCCAGGTTGGTCGGGAGACCATTGGCCAGGAGGTGGATTCCTCAGCAACGGTGAGTACTCCAGGATATATACCATGCACAACCTCGTTGGTTTTCTGGAGAAAGCTGATGGCGGCCAGGTTTTCCCTCCCACCGTGTTCATTGGGGATCCACTGACCCTCTTCGCGGGAGTAATCCAGATAGAGCATGGAGGCTACTGCGTCAACCCGCAGTCCATCAATATGGTATTTATCAATCCAGAACAGGGCATTTGAAATCAGAAAGGAGCGAACTTCATTGCGACCATAATTAAAGATCATGGTGCCCCAGTCCTGGTGTTCGCCCTGGCGGGGGTCTTCATGGGCGTAGAGATGGGTGCCGTCAAAGTAGTTGAGCCCGGCCCCATCTTTTGGGAAATGGGCAGGTACCCAATCCAGGATCACCCCGATATTATGCTGATGACATTGATCTATAAAATACATGAAATCCTGCGGCGTACCGAAGCGGCTGGTCGGAGCAAAAAAGCCGATGACCTGGTAGCCCCAGGAGCCATCAAAGGGATGCTCGGCAATGGGCAACAGCTCGATATGGGTATAGCCCATTTCCAGCACATAGGGGATCAGTTGGTCTGCCAGCTCACGATAGGTGAGATAGCGCTGGCCCCATTCTTTATCCGGTTCCATCCGCCAAGAGCCTGCATGAACTTCGTAGATAGAGATAGGACCATCCAGCGGTTGCCGTTTGGCGCGGTTGTCTACCCAATCTCCATCCTGCCATTGATAGTTGTCCAGGTTGGTCACTATGGAACCAGTAGCAGGACGAAACTCCATTGCAAAGCCGTAGGGGTCAGACTTGTCAAACTGCTCATTATGTTTGGTGGTGATTCTGTACTTATAGACGGTATGCTCTGTTACCCCTGGAATAAAAATCGTCCAGATTCCAGAATTACTGGCTTGCATAGGGTTGGCATCGCCGTCCCATTCATTAAAATCACCTATTACAGATACCTTTTGGGCATTGGGCGCCCAAACTGAAAAGACGGTGCCTTCCTGGTTATCAAAGGTGACAAGATGAGCTCCGAGTTTTTCATAGGCCCGTTCATGGGTGCCTTCACCGAACAGATATTTGTCCAGATCTCCGAGCCAGCTTGCTGGAGCGGCGATTCCTTGCGAGTGATTTGGTTTCATAGTGTTCTGTTGTGGTAGCGAAAAATCAGTGAGTTGTCTTTATAGGGGATTGTTGTGCCTCTGAGTAAAGATTACACTATATGTTTCTTTTCTTTTTTTTCAAAGAGTTTTTTCGTAGAATGAGTGTCTGATTGTCGTTTGAGGAGTTCTTCAGTGGGACCATAATGGAGTATGATGCGTGGGAAAAGAAAACCTTGTGGAGCAAGAGAGGGCAGGTTAGTATCGAGAAATTTTTTAGATTAGTTGGTAACTATTTGTTTTCTTAGAGGTGTGTTGGTTTTTTCGTGAGAAGTCTGCAGTGCAGGTTGCTGGAAATATGTCAGTTATATTAAGCGGCATGCAGGATGTGTTGTATATGGCTTGCTGTATGTATTTGCTATGCTTGAAAAATAATTGGCTGAGTGATTGGAATTTATATGATACTACGCGATTCTGAATTAGTTAATAATATAGTTATTCTATGGAGGTACTTAGGGAAAGAACGACGAACTCATTTTATGGTGCTTTTTTTGTTGATGCTTGTCTCTGTTTTTGCTGAGGTTATAACCATAGGCGCTGTTATCCCTTTTCTTGGCGTACTGACCGCGCCTGAGCAAATTTTCACTCTTTCATGGCTCCAGCCAGTTATACAATTCCTGAAAATTGGAACAGCACAAGAACTTCTTTTTCCTCTCACTCTGATTTTTATTCTTGTCGCTCTTTTTTCTTCAGGAGTACGCATTGCTCAGCTCTGGTATAACAGTAAATTAACTGCGCTGATGGGGACCCAGTTACGCCATGATATTTATGCAATGGCCTTGCATAAGCCCTATGAATTTCACCTGTACCATAACAGTAGCGACCTTATCAGCTTGACAACCGAGAAAGTCACAGCAGCAGTTTATGTTGGTATTTTACAGGTGCTTTACTTACTGACTTCGGCAGTGATGTGTCTTACCATTGCAGCTACACTTATATATATTAATCCCCTTATA is drawn from Candidatus Electrothrix aestuarii and contains these coding sequences:
- a CDS encoding OmpA family protein translates to MKLMQKVTPRLALYISLGILLYIALAGYHAQSKKKHEEQAATAQTQEKIHTLQSQVTEYKQDLVDAKAEEKRLLSKLNKIKQEKKAVAEVAPKAAPSGEKSRVSAEQLQKAEARIQQLQEQLENANKKLSEKVGKENSASKQLLQKLKETEQELQNQKTLLVQIQERRRADLQQISQLEEAQQEKADHIKETEQLVAELSGRLEQSKAQLTEATTRLSLASNAAQKAQLKAEAMLQYGKEKDRMLAPSEQKAATLEKQLIDQQTQIEQLTATLETAKKELETAKKNNQQLAEQVTTLSATGTAQQQELATLKEQLQKAGREQREKQIAYDDQEAALAEARTQLETLSAEKKTLTEKLDELSLVVQEKEAQQARLTEAQAQLEKLAAEKESLAGKVEEFSQLVQEKEAQQALFTEAQAQLEKLAAEKESLTGKVDELSELLKAQKTLHQAELEKEKLALHSNIGQLTEQLTAKEKELAQQKELLLEAASQITALHATEKRSKLKIEALLKYGKEKERLLAPSQEEITALQKQLEEKQQELATAQKELAERTASGKELVNQVASLTESTLVRNKETEKLNQELAEAKASIEQLTGELTETKAALETAETNYATSQEKEQALQQSLAGKDEELTVVRAEIERLTTELEDQKSRTQELTQERERLTAELEAAKAKETELSQQVEVKTEELSAATTAVEEAKNSVASAQEKVTNLETQLADKEASQTAAQEKISALEAQVADLLPLQEQLQSAQEQVATLEAELANMEGLQAQLATNQEKITSLETQLSELPTTVEEFNAVQEKVASLEAQLTQTETQAAELVAAQEKAATLEAQVTELQQETAKITEAQEKIAELEKQLAEAGTLAEQLATEQKKTAALEAKLTELQAVEQQSTETEEKIAALTAELDQAKAQITELSAAGEEKEKLATELADAQAKLTELAKTQEEAGSKATALEEELNTLKASLEEKDQALTAQTEALAQAQTTLAAQAATADQTDAIKKSAEESQAELANAKEELSALQARVKELEEEIIRLKEQLSQQSNAEPAQEVAQETMAAQVAAPAEAEQETVQQQNEQEEEVQEEEAPAEEADAATENPAEQEQVAPVEQEEQAEAINAEDTEEETVESPAQQEAEDSASLDSDNDGNVDATIILSGVNFTTGTAKLTDEAVSSLKKTAKLLKTHAAGKRFEVAGYTDSVGSPKRNQQISEQRAQSVRKFLVEQGIDGALLVSKGYGQENPIADNNTAEGRAMNRRVELHQITAE
- the glgB gene encoding 1,4-alpha-glucan branching protein GlgB → MKPNHSQGIAAPASWLGDLDKYLFGEGTHERAYEKLGAHLVTFDNQEGTVFSVWAPNAQKVSVIGDFNEWDGDANPMQASNSGIWTIFIPGVTEHTVYKYRITTKHNEQFDKSDPYGFAMEFRPATGSIVTNLDNYQWQDGDWVDNRAKRQPLDGPISIYEVHAGSWRMEPDKEWGQRYLTYRELADQLIPYVLEMGYTHIELLPIAEHPFDGSWGYQVIGFFAPTSRFGTPQDFMYFIDQCHQHNIGVILDWVPAHFPKDGAGLNYFDGTHLYAHEDPRQGEHQDWGTMIFNYGRNEVRSFLISNALFWIDKYHIDGLRVDAVASMLYLDYSREEGQWIPNEHGGRENLAAISFLQKTNEVVHGIYPGVLTVAEESTSWPMVSRPTWLGGLGFSLKWNMGWMHDTLSYMAHDSIHRRFHHNEMTFGMLYAFQENFTLPISHDEVVHGKGSLINKMSGDEWQKFASLRTYLGFMWSYSGKKLLFMGCEFGQWQEWNNEKGLEWNALTANTHQGVQRYVADLNKVYRSEPALYENDYEWSGFSWINANDSDNSVFSFIRKAKKTDDFLVVICNFTPVIREEYRIGVPKGGQYREIINSDLAVYQGSGVCNNELRTISEQSYGMDHSLMLTLPPLATLILKPE